From a single Bacillus pumilus genomic region:
- a CDS encoding CtsR family transcriptional regulator, giving the protein MAQNISDIIEQYLKEVLDQNGREILEIKRNEIADKFQCVPSQINYVINTRFTSERGYIVESKRGGGGYIRIIKVKMNDEVDLLNHIISQIYHRLSQAASDHIIMRLVENNILSEREAKMMISVMDRSVLHIDLPERDELRARMMKAMLNALKLK; this is encoded by the coding sequence GTGGCACAAAATATTTCTGATATCATCGAGCAGTATTTGAAGGAAGTCTTGGATCAGAATGGTCGAGAAATATTAGAAATTAAGCGCAATGAAATTGCAGATAAGTTTCAATGCGTACCTTCACAAATTAACTATGTTATTAATACACGCTTTACGAGCGAGAGAGGCTATATCGTTGAAAGTAAGCGTGGCGGCGGTGGCTATATCCGCATCATTAAAGTCAAAATGAATGATGAAGTCGACTTATTGAACCACATTATTTCCCAAATATATCATCGTTTATCACAGGCTGCCTCTGATCATATCATCATGCGTCTTGTCGAAAATAATATTTTATCTGAAAGAGAAGCAAAGATGATGATCAGTGTCATGGACCGTTCTGTTTTGCACATTGATTTACCTGAACGTGATGAATTGCGAGCTCGAATGATGAAAGCGATGTTAAATGCTTTGAAATTAAAGTAA
- the folP gene encoding dihydropteroate synthase, producing MTQQVIKQPKVIQAKHHTLSYEEKTLVMGILNVTPDSFSDGGKFNQVDKALAHAVQLIEDGAHIIDIGGESTRPGAAFVSEQEELSRVIPVIEKITKELDVPISIDTYKAHVADEAVKAGASIINDVWGAKADPQMAHVAAKHNVPIILMHNRPERNYTHLISDMIADLKESVQIAKRAGVRDDMIILDPGVGFAKNKEDNLMVMNELEHFCHLGYPLLLATSRKRFIGAVLDLPPEERTEGTGATVCLGIQKGSAMVRVHDVKQIARMAKMMDAMLNKGGAYHR from the coding sequence CATTGGTCATGGGCATTTTAAATGTCACACCTGACTCTTTCTCAGATGGAGGAAAGTTTAATCAAGTGGATAAAGCGCTGGCTCATGCAGTGCAGCTGATAGAAGACGGGGCGCATATTATCGATATTGGCGGAGAATCGACTCGCCCTGGAGCGGCGTTTGTCTCAGAACAAGAGGAGCTTTCAAGAGTGATTCCTGTCATTGAAAAGATCACAAAAGAATTGGATGTACCCATTTCGATTGATACGTATAAAGCCCATGTTGCAGATGAAGCAGTCAAAGCCGGAGCGTCTATCATTAATGATGTATGGGGAGCGAAGGCAGATCCTCAAATGGCACATGTGGCAGCGAAGCACAATGTGCCGATTATTTTAATGCACAATCGACCAGAACGAAACTACACACACCTGATATCAGATATGATCGCAGATTTGAAAGAAAGTGTTCAAATTGCGAAGCGAGCGGGTGTCCGTGATGACATGATCATATTAGACCCGGGTGTAGGGTTTGCGAAAAATAAAGAGGACAACCTGATGGTCATGAATGAGCTGGAACATTTTTGTCACCTAGGTTACCCGCTGCTCTTAGCTACATCTCGAAAACGATTCATCGGAGCTGTCTTAGACCTGCCGCCTGAAGAACGTACTGAAGGAACGGGTGCTACGGTCTGCCTTGGAATTCAAAAAGGTAGTGCGATGGTTCGCGTACATGATGTAAAACAAATCGCAAGAATGGCAAAAATGATGGATGCCATGCTGAATAAGGGAGGCGCTTATCATCGATAA
- a CDS encoding protein arginine kinase — MSLQHFIQDALSQWMKQKGPESDIVLSSRIRLARNLEHVRFPTQFSQEEAEAVLQQFEQKFASQEVKDIGNFVLIRMNETQPLAKRVLVEKHLISPNLAESRFGGCLLSENEEISVMLNEEDHIRIQCLFPGFQLANALKAANQVDDWIEEHVDYAFSEKRGYLTSCPTNVGTGIRASVMMHLPALALTRQMNRIIPAINQLGLVVRGIYGEGSEAIGNIFQISNQMTLGQSEENIVDDLNSVTAQLIEQERSARKALYQTSKIELEDRVYRSLGILSNCRMIESKETAKCLSDVRLGIDLGIIKGLSSNILNELMILTQPGFLQQYSGGALEPNERDIKRAAIIRERLRLEMHRNGQEDETI, encoded by the coding sequence ATGTCGCTCCAGCATTTTATTCAAGACGCATTAAGTCAATGGATGAAACAAAAGGGACCAGAAAGTGACATTGTTCTAAGCAGTCGTATCCGGCTTGCGCGCAATCTAGAGCATGTTCGTTTCCCCACTCAGTTTTCTCAAGAAGAGGCTGAAGCTGTTCTCCAGCAATTCGAGCAAAAGTTTGCTAGCCAGGAAGTGAAGGACATTGGAAACTTTGTTCTGATTCGAATGAATGAAACGCAGCCTTTAGCAAAAAGGGTACTTGTTGAAAAGCATTTGATCAGCCCAAACTTAGCAGAATCAAGATTTGGTGGTTGTTTGCTTTCTGAAAACGAAGAAATCAGTGTGATGCTGAATGAAGAAGACCATATTCGGATTCAATGCTTATTCCCAGGCTTCCAACTAGCCAATGCATTAAAAGCGGCTAACCAAGTAGATGACTGGATTGAAGAGCACGTGGATTATGCGTTTTCTGAAAAGCGAGGATACTTAACAAGCTGTCCAACCAATGTAGGTACAGGTATTAGGGCATCCGTCATGATGCATTTACCAGCCTTAGCTCTCACAAGACAAATGAATCGGATTATTCCAGCCATTAATCAATTAGGTCTTGTGGTCAGAGGAATTTATGGTGAAGGCAGCGAAGCAATAGGGAACATCTTTCAAATTTCAAATCAAATGACACTTGGTCAATCAGAAGAAAATATCGTAGATGACTTAAATAGTGTGACCGCTCAGCTCATTGAACAAGAGCGATCTGCACGAAAAGCGTTATATCAAACATCTAAAATCGAACTCGAGGACAGAGTGTACCGTTCCTTAGGGATTTTGTCCAATTGTCGTATGATTGAATCAAAGGAAACAGCAAAGTGTTTGTCAGATGTGCGTCTTGGAATTGATTTAGGTATCATTAAGGGGCTTTCAAGTAATATACTGAATGAACTCATGATTTTGACTCAGCCGGGCTTTCTTCAACAGTATTCAGGAGGAGCTTTGGAGCCAAATGAACGAGATATAAAACGAGCAGCGATTATTAGAGAAAGGCTGCGTTTAGAAATGCATAGGAATGGACAGGAGGATGAAACGATATGA
- the folK gene encoding 2-amino-4-hydroxy-6-hydroxymethyldihydropteridine diphosphokinase: protein MNNTVYIALGSNIGKKETYLKEAVKKLHEHPEVQVELISSIYETTPVGYENQDDFLNMAVKISTSLRPLELLALTQEIEQELGRTREVRWGPRTADLDILLYNRENIDTELLVVPHPRMYERLFVLVPMSEICPEIGEVQINAVTDQEGVSIWKKTCGVEEFVHTES, encoded by the coding sequence ATGAACAATACCGTATACATCGCTTTAGGTTCGAACATAGGTAAAAAGGAAACCTATTTAAAAGAAGCTGTCAAAAAGCTGCACGAACATCCAGAGGTTCAAGTAGAATTGATCTCATCTATATATGAAACAACACCTGTAGGTTACGAAAACCAAGACGACTTTTTAAACATGGCTGTGAAAATTTCTACTTCGCTTCGCCCGCTTGAACTACTGGCACTTACTCAGGAAATTGAGCAAGAATTAGGCAGAACAAGAGAAGTGAGGTGGGGACCACGAACGGCTGACCTTGACATTTTACTTTATAATCGTGAAAATATTGACACAGAACTGCTTGTCGTACCGCATCCTAGAATGTACGAACGTTTATTCGTTCTCGTTCCAATGAGTGAGATTTGCCCAGAAATCGGCGAAGTACAAATAAATGCCGTAACAGACCAAGAAGGTGTTAGCATATGGAAAAAGACATGTGGGGTAGAAGAATTCGTGCATACCGAAAGCTAA
- the lysS gene encoding lysine--tRNA ligase has translation MSNEGLNNEELNDQFQVRRDKMNKMREEGIDPFGERYDRSHQSAQIIAEYDEFSKEDLEEKSAQVTIAGRMMTKRGKGKAGFAHIQDLEGQIQIYVRKDSVGEEAYELFKSSDLGDIIGVTGTVFKTNVGELSIKATSFEVLTKALRPLPDKYHGLKDVEQRYRQRYLDLIVNPESKQTFIMRSKIIQSMRRYLDSKGYLEVETPTMHSIPGGASARPFITHHNALDMPLYMRIAIELHLKRLIVGGLEKVYEIGRVFRNEGVSTRHNPEFTMIELYEAYADYNDIMNLTENLIAHIAEEVLGTTTIQYGEDEIDLKPEWKRVHMVEAVKEATGVDFWQEMSVEEAKQHAADHGIEITKNMTVGHIINEFFEQKVEETLVQPTFIYGHPVEISPLAKKNPKDPRFTDRFELFIVRREHANAFTELNDPIDQRERFEAQLKEREEGNDEAHLMDDDFVEALEYGMPPTGGLGIGIDRLIMLLTNSPSIRDVLLFPQMRNR, from the coding sequence ATGAGTAATGAAGGGCTTAATAACGAAGAATTAAATGACCAATTCCAGGTCAGACGTGACAAAATGAATAAAATGAGAGAAGAGGGTATCGATCCGTTCGGTGAACGATATGACCGTTCTCATCAATCTGCACAAATTATCGCTGAATACGATGAGTTTTCTAAAGAAGACTTAGAAGAAAAGTCTGCCCAAGTGACAATCGCTGGACGTATGATGACTAAGCGTGGAAAAGGGAAAGCTGGCTTTGCGCATATCCAAGACTTAGAAGGACAAATTCAAATCTACGTTCGTAAAGATAGTGTAGGAGAAGAGGCTTACGAATTATTCAAAAGCTCAGACCTAGGCGATATCATCGGTGTAACAGGAACAGTATTTAAAACGAATGTAGGGGAACTTTCTATTAAAGCGACTAGCTTTGAGGTTCTCACAAAAGCACTTCGCCCACTTCCTGATAAATATCATGGACTCAAAGATGTTGAACAACGCTATCGTCAACGCTACCTTGACCTGATCGTAAATCCAGAAAGTAAGCAGACGTTCATCATGCGAAGCAAGATTATTCAATCCATGAGAAGATACTTAGATTCTAAAGGATACCTAGAAGTTGAAACACCAACAATGCACAGCATTCCTGGTGGTGCATCAGCGCGTCCTTTCATTACTCATCACAATGCACTTGATATGCCGCTTTATATGCGTATTGCGATTGAACTGCACTTAAAACGTCTCATTGTCGGTGGTCTAGAGAAAGTATACGAGATTGGCCGTGTATTCCGTAATGAAGGTGTATCCACTCGTCACAACCCAGAATTCACTATGATCGAGCTGTACGAAGCATACGCAGATTACAATGACATCATGAATTTAACTGAAAATCTGATTGCTCATATTGCCGAAGAGGTGCTAGGAACAACCACTATTCAATATGGAGAAGATGAGATTGACCTCAAGCCTGAATGGAAAAGAGTCCATATGGTTGAAGCGGTCAAAGAAGCAACTGGTGTAGACTTCTGGCAGGAGATGTCTGTAGAAGAAGCGAAACAGCATGCAGCTGATCACGGAATTGAAATTACGAAAAACATGACAGTGGGTCATATTATCAATGAGTTCTTCGAGCAAAAAGTAGAAGAAACATTGGTTCAGCCTACATTTATTTACGGACACCCAGTGGAGATTTCTCCATTAGCTAAGAAAAATCCTAAAGACCCTCGCTTCACAGATCGTTTTGAGCTATTTATCGTACGCCGTGAGCACGCTAATGCATTCACAGAGCTAAACGATCCTATCGATCAAAGAGAACGATTCGAAGCTCAATTAAAAGAACGCGAAGAAGGAAATGACGAAGCGCATCTAATGGATGACGATTTTGTTGAAGCATTAGAATATGGAATGCCTCCAACAGGTGGTCTAGGAATTGGTATCGACCGATTAATCATGCTATTAACAAATTCTCCATCAATCAGAGACGTACTGCTTTTCCCGCAAATGAGAAACCGCTAA
- a CDS encoding helix-turn-helix domain-containing protein, which yields MEKDMWGRRIRAYRKLKGYTQEGFAKRLGISVSVLGEIERGNRLPTNQLVDQIADALNITVEELSPTLEEERRGNDV from the coding sequence ATGGAAAAAGACATGTGGGGTAGAAGAATTCGTGCATACCGAAAGCTAAAAGGGTATACTCAGGAAGGGTTCGCCAAAAGACTGGGCATCTCTGTCTCGGTCTTAGGAGAAATTGAGCGAGGCAATCGATTACCAACAAACCAATTGGTTGATCAAATAGCAGATGCTTTAAATATAACGGTGGAAGAACTTTCACCAACTCTTGAAGAAGAAAGGAGGGGAAATGATGTTTAA
- the clpC gene encoding ATP-dependent protease ATP-binding subunit ClpC, whose amino-acid sequence MMFGRFTERAQKVLALAQEEAIRLGHKNIGTEHILLGLVREGEGIAAKALEALGLVSDKIQKEVESLIGRGQEVSQAIPHYTPRAKKVTELSMDEARKLGHSYVGTEHILLGLIREGEGVAARVLNNLGVSLNKARQQVLQLLGSNETGSSAAGSNSNANTPTLDSLARDLTAIAKEDSLDPVIGRSKEIQRVIEVLSRRTKNNPVLIGEPGVGKTAIAEGLAQQIIHNEVPEILRDKRVMTLDMGTVVAGTKYRGEFEDRLKKVMDEIRQAGNIILFIDELHTLIGAGGAEGAIDASNILKPSLARGELQCIGATTLDEYRKYIEKDAALERRFQPIQVDQPSVDESIQILRGLRDRYEAHHRVSITDEAIEAAVKLSDRYISDRFLPDKAIDLIDEAGSKVRLRSFTTPPNLKELEQKLDEVRKEKDAAVQSQEFEKAASLRDTEQRLREKVEVTKKSWKEKQGQENSEVSVDDIAMVVSSWTGVPVSKIAQTETDKLLNMEQLLHSRVIGQDEAVVAVAKAVRRARAGLKDPKRPIGSFIFLGPTGVGKTELARALAESIFGDEEAMIRIDMSEYMEKHSTSRLVGSPPGYVGYDEGGQLTEKVRRKPYSVVLLDEIEKAHPDVFNILLQVLEDGRLTDSKGRTVDFRNTILIMTSNVGASELKRNKYVGFNVQDESQNYKDMKGKVMGELKRAFRPEFINRIDEIIVFHSLEKKHLKEIVSLMSDQLTKRLKEQDLSIELTEAAKAKIADEGVDLEYGARPLRRAIQKHVEDRLSEELLRGNIEKGQHIVLDVEDGEIVVKATAATN is encoded by the coding sequence ATGATGTTTGGAAGATTCACTGAAAGAGCTCAAAAGGTATTAGCACTTGCACAAGAAGAAGCCATTCGCCTAGGCCATAAGAACATTGGTACTGAGCACATTTTACTAGGCCTAGTACGTGAAGGTGAGGGCATAGCTGCAAAAGCATTAGAAGCACTGGGCCTTGTTTCAGATAAAATCCAAAAAGAAGTCGAAAGCTTGATTGGAAGAGGGCAAGAGGTGTCTCAAGCTATTCCTCATTATACGCCTAGAGCAAAGAAGGTTACCGAGCTTTCAATGGATGAAGCAAGAAAGCTAGGTCATTCCTATGTAGGGACAGAACATATTCTATTAGGTCTTATTCGCGAGGGAGAGGGTGTAGCTGCCCGCGTTTTAAATAACCTTGGAGTGAGCTTAAATAAAGCACGTCAGCAAGTCCTACAGTTGCTTGGAAGCAATGAAACGGGTTCGTCTGCGGCAGGCTCTAATAGCAATGCGAACACACCAACACTAGATAGCTTGGCAAGAGATTTAACGGCTATTGCGAAAGAGGATAGCTTGGACCCTGTCATTGGCCGAAGCAAAGAAATTCAACGTGTCATTGAGGTTCTAAGTAGAAGAACAAAAAATAACCCTGTGTTGATTGGTGAGCCTGGTGTAGGTAAAACAGCCATCGCTGAAGGTCTTGCACAGCAAATTATTCATAACGAAGTGCCAGAAATCCTGCGCGATAAACGAGTGATGACACTTGATATGGGAACGGTTGTAGCCGGAACAAAATATCGTGGTGAATTTGAGGATCGTTTGAAAAAAGTTATGGATGAAATTCGTCAGGCAGGAAATATCATTCTCTTTATCGATGAGCTTCATACACTGATTGGTGCTGGTGGAGCAGAGGGTGCGATTGATGCATCTAATATTCTAAAACCATCCTTAGCACGTGGTGAGTTACAATGTATCGGAGCAACAACCTTAGATGAGTATCGTAAATATATTGAAAAGGATGCTGCGCTTGAGCGACGTTTCCAGCCAATTCAAGTGGATCAGCCGTCTGTTGATGAAAGTATTCAAATCTTAAGAGGACTTAGAGATCGTTATGAAGCACATCATCGTGTGTCTATTACAGATGAAGCGATTGAGGCAGCGGTAAAGCTATCTGACCGTTATATCTCTGATCGTTTCCTTCCAGATAAGGCGATTGATTTAATTGATGAGGCAGGTTCGAAAGTCCGTCTGCGTTCTTTCACAACACCACCTAATCTAAAGGAACTAGAACAAAAGCTGGATGAAGTACGCAAGGAAAAGGATGCAGCTGTTCAAAGTCAGGAATTTGAAAAAGCAGCTTCCCTTCGCGATACAGAGCAGCGTTTACGTGAAAAAGTAGAGGTTACAAAGAAATCATGGAAAGAAAAGCAGGGCCAAGAGAATTCAGAGGTATCTGTAGATGATATCGCAATGGTTGTCTCTAGCTGGACGGGAGTACCTGTTTCGAAAATTGCTCAAACGGAAACAGATAAGCTTCTCAATATGGAACAATTACTCCATTCTCGTGTGATCGGGCAGGATGAAGCGGTTGTCGCTGTAGCTAAAGCTGTGAGACGTGCGCGTGCAGGCCTGAAAGATCCAAAACGTCCGATTGGCTCCTTTATCTTCTTAGGTCCAACAGGGGTTGGTAAAACGGAGCTTGCAAGAGCCCTGGCTGAGTCTATTTTCGGTGATGAAGAAGCAATGATCCGAATTGATATGTCTGAATACATGGAGAAGCACTCTACATCTAGACTTGTTGGGTCACCTCCAGGCTATGTCGGTTATGATGAAGGCGGACAGCTGACGGAAAAAGTGAGAAGAAAACCTTATTCTGTTGTGCTTTTAGACGAGATTGAAAAGGCGCATCCAGATGTATTTAATATCTTACTGCAAGTGTTAGAAGATGGACGTCTTACTGATTCTAAAGGGCGTACCGTTGACTTTAGAAATACGATTTTGATCATGACATCCAACGTTGGAGCTAGTGAACTGAAGAGAAATAAATATGTTGGCTTTAACGTGCAGGATGAAAGTCAGAATTACAAGGATATGAAAGGCAAAGTGATGGGCGAGTTGAAACGTGCGTTTAGACCTGAGTTCATCAACCGTATTGATGAAATCATTGTCTTTCACTCACTTGAAAAGAAACATCTGAAGGAAATCGTATCTCTTATGTCTGATCAATTGACGAAACGATTAAAAGAACAAGACCTTTCAATCGAATTAACGGAAGCAGCAAAAGCGAAGATTGCCGACGAAGGTGTAGATCTTGAGTACGGCGCGCGTCCATTAAGAAGAGCGATTCAAAAGCATGTGGAGGATCGACTTTCTGAGGAGCTTCTGAGGGGGAATATTGAAAAAGGTCAACATATCGTATTAGATGTGGAAGATGGAGAAATTGTCGTAAAAGCGACGGCTGCTACGAACTAA
- the dusB gene encoding tRNA dihydrouridine synthase DusB: MFKIGDIDIKNKVVLAPMAGVCNSAFRLTVKEFGAGLVCAEMVSDKAILINNARTMGMLYIDEREKPLSLQIFGGEKDTLVEAAKFVDQNTTADIIDINMGCPVPKITKCDAGAKWLLDPNKIYEMVSAVVEAVDKPVTVKMRMGWDEDHIFAIDNARAVERAGGQAVALHGRTRVQMYEGTANWDIIKEVKQSVSIPVIGNGDVKTPQDAKRMLDETGVDAVMIGRAALGNPWMIYRTVHYLETGELKEEPNVREKMSVCKLHLDRLIDLKGEHVAVREMRKHAAWYLKGVRGNADVRNQINQSETRAELVQVLDDFTIEAEAKELQSIKVG, encoded by the coding sequence ATGTTTAAAATCGGAGATATCGACATTAAAAACAAAGTGGTGCTCGCACCTATGGCTGGTGTGTGCAACTCTGCCTTCAGACTGACCGTTAAAGAGTTTGGAGCGGGTTTAGTCTGCGCTGAAATGGTCAGTGACAAAGCAATCCTGATTAACAATGCAAGAACAATGGGCATGCTTTACATTGATGAAAGGGAAAAGCCCTTGAGCCTTCAGATATTTGGAGGAGAAAAAGACACACTCGTTGAAGCGGCAAAGTTTGTAGACCAGAATACCACAGCGGACATTATTGATATCAACATGGGCTGTCCTGTACCGAAGATTACGAAATGTGATGCAGGAGCGAAATGGCTGCTTGATCCAAACAAGATCTATGAAATGGTCTCTGCTGTCGTAGAAGCTGTAGATAAACCTGTTACAGTGAAAATGAGAATGGGCTGGGACGAAGATCATATTTTCGCTATCGACAATGCACGTGCTGTTGAGCGAGCGGGTGGACAAGCGGTTGCGCTTCACGGACGGACACGCGTGCAGATGTACGAAGGAACAGCGAATTGGGATATTATCAAAGAGGTCAAACAATCTGTTTCCATTCCTGTCATTGGCAACGGAGATGTCAAAACCCCTCAGGATGCAAAACGTATGCTTGATGAAACGGGTGTAGATGCTGTCATGATCGGAAGAGCTGCACTAGGAAACCCATGGATGATCTATCGAACGGTTCATTATTTAGAAACGGGTGAACTGAAAGAAGAGCCAAACGTACGTGAGAAGATGTCAGTGTGTAAGCTTCACTTAGACAGACTCATTGATCTGAAAGGCGAGCACGTGGCTGTCAGAGAAATGAGAAAGCACGCAGCATGGTACTTAAAAGGTGTTCGTGGCAATGCGGACGTGAGAAATCAAATCAATCAAAGTGAAACGAGAGCGGAGCTTGTACAAGTTCTTGATGACTTTACGATCGAAGCCGAGGCAAAAGAGCTTCAAAGTATAAAAGTAGGATAA
- the folB gene encoding dihydroneopterin aldolase, whose protein sequence is MDKVYVNGMEFYGYHGVFAEENKLGQRFRVDLTAALDLSKAGQTDDLNETINYAELYQICKSIVEGEPVNLVETLTERIASQVLKDFPTIQECTVKVIKPDPPIPGHYQSVAIEMTRSRT, encoded by the coding sequence ATCGATAAAGTATATGTAAATGGAATGGAATTTTACGGCTACCACGGCGTATTTGCCGAAGAAAACAAATTAGGACAGCGATTCCGTGTGGACTTAACAGCTGCACTTGATTTAAGCAAAGCCGGACAAACGGATGACCTCAATGAGACCATCAATTATGCAGAGCTCTACCAAATTTGCAAAAGCATTGTAGAAGGTGAACCAGTTAACCTCGTTGAAACACTGACAGAAAGAATTGCAAGCCAAGTGTTAAAGGACTTTCCAACAATTCAGGAATGTACAGTGAAGGTGATCAAACCAGATCCGCCAATCCCAGGACACTATCAGTCCGTTGCAATTGAAATGACGAGATCACGCACATGA
- a CDS encoding UvrB/UvrC motif-containing protein has product MICQECNERPATFHFTKVINGEKQEMHICEQCAKENSDSYAMSGNQGFSIHNLLSGLLNIDPSFTTSADKGSSIFQEAREVDQCPKCGLTFQQFRKTGRFGCAECYRTFDQYLNPVLRKVHSGNTVHNGKVPKRIAGSLHVRRKLELMQQELKQLIEQEEFEKAAEVRDQIRALEHEQSQQREGD; this is encoded by the coding sequence TTGATTTGTCAAGAATGTAATGAGAGACCAGCCACTTTTCACTTTACGAAAGTTATAAATGGAGAAAAACAAGAAATGCACATATGTGAACAATGTGCAAAAGAAAACAGTGATTCATATGCTATGAGTGGAAACCAAGGTTTCTCGATTCATAACTTATTATCAGGGCTATTGAATATTGATCCTAGCTTTACCACAAGTGCTGATAAGGGATCATCCATTTTTCAAGAAGCAAGAGAAGTGGATCAATGTCCTAAGTGTGGCTTAACCTTTCAACAATTTAGAAAAACAGGGCGTTTTGGCTGTGCAGAATGCTATCGTACATTTGATCAGTATCTAAACCCTGTTTTACGAAAAGTCCATAGTGGAAATACAGTCCATAATGGAAAAGTGCCTAAACGAATTGCCGGCAGTCTGCATGTTCGCCGGAAACTTGAGTTGATGCAGCAAGAGCTGAAACAGCTGATTGAACAAGAAGAATTTGAAAAAGCAGCGGAAGTTCGAGATCAAATTCGTGCATTAGAGCATGAGCAATCTCAGCAGAGGGAGGGAGATTAA
- the radA gene encoding DNA repair protein RadA: MAKTKSKFICQSCGYESAKWMGKCPGCGTWNSMTEEVVRKEPANRRSAFNHSVQTIQKPSPISAIETSEEPRIKTNLEEFNRVLGSGIVKGSLVLIGGDPGIGKSTLLLQVSAQLSDKNQNVLYISGEESIKQTKLRADRLGIESASLHVLAETDMEYITSAIQEMKPAFVVVDSIQTVYQSDITSAPGSVSQVRECTAQLMKIAKTNGIPIFIVGHVTKEGSIAGPRLLEHMVDTVLYFEGERHHTFRILRAVKNRFGSTNELGIFEMREEGLSEVLNPSEIFLEERSAGVSGSCVVASMEGTRPVLVEIQALISPTSFGNPRRMATGLDHNRVSLLMAVLEKRVGLLLQNQDAYLKVAGGVKLDEPAIDLAIAVSIASSFKDAAPHQADCFIGEVGLTGEVRRVSRIEQRVQEAAKLGFKRMFIPQANIDGWKKPRGIELVGVENVAEALRISLGGS; the protein is encoded by the coding sequence ATGGCTAAGACAAAATCAAAATTTATATGCCAATCGTGCGGTTATGAGTCAGCCAAATGGATGGGGAAATGTCCAGGCTGCGGCACGTGGAACAGTATGACAGAAGAGGTCGTCCGCAAAGAGCCGGCAAACCGTCGAAGTGCTTTTAATCATTCTGTCCAAACCATTCAAAAACCTTCACCTATATCTGCAATTGAAACATCAGAAGAACCCCGAATCAAAACGAATTTAGAAGAATTTAACCGAGTATTAGGAAGTGGAATTGTCAAAGGCTCTCTTGTTCTCATTGGCGGAGATCCTGGGATTGGGAAGTCCACATTATTATTACAAGTATCAGCACAGCTCTCAGACAAAAATCAGAATGTATTATACATATCTGGTGAGGAGTCCATTAAACAAACAAAGCTAAGAGCGGACCGCCTCGGCATTGAAAGCGCCTCTTTACATGTTTTGGCTGAAACCGATATGGAGTATATAACGTCTGCTATACAAGAGATGAAACCCGCTTTTGTTGTGGTGGATTCGATTCAAACTGTTTATCAAAGCGATATTACATCCGCTCCTGGATCTGTCTCTCAAGTCAGAGAATGCACAGCACAGCTGATGAAAATCGCCAAGACAAATGGGATTCCTATTTTTATCGTTGGTCACGTGACCAAAGAAGGCTCGATCGCAGGCCCGCGTCTTTTAGAGCACATGGTGGACACGGTGCTTTATTTTGAAGGTGAGCGTCATCATACGTTTCGTATCTTGCGTGCGGTGAAAAACCGATTTGGTTCAACGAATGAATTAGGTATTTTTGAAATGAGAGAGGAAGGGCTCTCAGAAGTATTAAACCCATCAGAAATTTTCTTAGAAGAGCGGTCAGCAGGTGTTTCTGGATCGTGTGTTGTTGCCTCAATGGAAGGAACAAGACCTGTTCTTGTCGAGATACAGGCATTGATTTCCCCGACAAGCTTCGGGAATCCGCGAAGAATGGCCACTGGCCTCGATCATAATCGAGTATCGCTGCTCATGGCAGTTTTAGAAAAACGTGTCGGATTGCTTTTGCAAAACCAAGATGCGTATTTAAAGGTCGCAGGCGGTGTGAAGCTTGACGAACCGGCGATTGACTTGGCTATTGCCGTCAGTATTGCTTCAAGCTTTAAAGACGCAGCGCCGCATCAAGCAGATTGCTTTATAGGAGAGGTTGGTCTGACGGGAGAAGTCAGAAGAGTATCAAGAATTGAACAGCGTGTGCAGGAAGCTGCAAAACTAGGATTTAAGAGAATGTTTATTCCTCAGGCGAATATAGATGGTTGGAAAAAGCCGAGAGGGATTGAGTTAGTTGGTGTAGAAAATGTAGCGGAGGCACTTCGAATTTCACTAGGGGGATCATAG